The following coding sequences lie in one Gemmatimonadota bacterium genomic window:
- a CDS encoding PTS sugar transporter subunit IIA: MNQTTILSEDDVFHFDVSLLVPELQSQDRLGAIKELVDRLYGRRKVVDSLKFLQTILDREDQMSTVLGRGVALPHARCRSVAQPGVALGISQAGIAFPPDAEPVHVICMVAVPDAAPVPYLSVLSNLALLFKNSDVRAGLMACDTSMSMYQFMTKHLAQIRKMSAPNSVL; encoded by the coding sequence GTGAATCAGACGACAATTTTATCTGAAGACGATGTTTTTCATTTTGATGTTTCGCTTCTTGTACCCGAGTTACAATCACAAGATCGCCTGGGGGCGATCAAGGAACTGGTCGATCGGCTCTATGGGCGCAGGAAGGTGGTCGATAGTCTGAAGTTTTTGCAAACTATTCTGGATCGAGAAGATCAGATGAGTACGGTTTTGGGCCGGGGTGTTGCACTGCCCCATGCGCGATGCCGCTCGGTTGCTCAGCCCGGTGTGGCATTGGGTATTTCTCAAGCGGGTATTGCTTTTCCCCCAGATGCGGAACCCGTTCACGTGATATGCATGGTTGCAGTGCCCGATGCGGCGCCTGTGCCTTATCTGTCGGTTTTGAGCAATTTGGCACTGTTGTTTAAAAATTCAGATGTGCGAGCGGGTTTGATGGCTTGCGACACATCGATGAGTATGTATCAGTTTATGACAAAACATCTCGCGCAAATTCGCAAGATGTCGGCTCCCAATTCTGTTTTATAG
- a CDS encoding sigma-54 dependent transcriptional regulator, giving the protein MDTSEIRLLIADDEYYICEGLREAMTKDGYRVDVAYDGNQAKTLMEAHEYDAAIFDLKMPGQDGLSLLKWVRGANREIGVIVITAYGEVETAVEAMRRGAYDYLTKPVDLKRLRLSLERLLDHQALVAENRVLRARLDSNGENGDVVHRSAAMEQVSDTIAQAAMTDVPVLITGETGTGKELVVRAIHQTSARRNAPLVAMNCGAFAETLFGSELFGYVKGAFTGATADKAGFFAAAEGGTLFFDEVGEIPLPNQVDLLRVLEEKVYRPVGSTKAVAADVRPIFVTNRDLEREVAEGRFREDLYYRINVVPIRLPPLRERVEDIPLLIDVFFDTLCVLHHKARKELTPDAMDRVLAYFWPGNVRELKNTIERIVVTCADQKVDVDHLPSRIRDAQNETDTITVELGSSLADVERALIEKTLAHVTANRKEAAALLGISVRALQYKIKAYNLR; this is encoded by the coding sequence ATGGATACGAGTGAGATTAGGCTTTTGATTGCAGATGATGAGTACTATATCTGCGAGGGTCTGCGAGAGGCGATGACCAAAGACGGTTATCGGGTTGATGTGGCTTATGATGGGAATCAGGCAAAGACGCTTATGGAGGCTCATGAGTATGATGCCGCAATTTTTGATCTCAAGATGCCGGGGCAGGATGGTCTATCACTTTTGAAGTGGGTGCGCGGCGCAAATCGCGAGATTGGGGTTATTGTGATTACGGCTTATGGCGAGGTGGAGACGGCTGTTGAAGCTATGCGGCGGGGGGCTTATGATTATTTGACCAAGCCCGTAGATCTGAAGCGGTTGCGTCTGTCTTTGGAGCGTTTGCTGGATCACCAGGCATTGGTCGCGGAGAATCGCGTATTGCGGGCGCGTCTGGATTCCAATGGCGAAAATGGAGATGTTGTGCATCGGAGTGCCGCCATGGAACAGGTTAGTGATACCATAGCGCAGGCGGCTATGACCGATGTGCCGGTTTTGATTACCGGGGAAACGGGGACGGGGAAAGAACTCGTGGTGCGTGCGATTCATCAGACGAGTGCGCGGCGGAATGCGCCTCTGGTGGCGATGAATTGCGGGGCGTTTGCCGAGACGTTATTTGGCAGTGAGTTGTTCGGTTATGTAAAAGGCGCGTTTACAGGTGCAACAGCGGATAAGGCGGGTTTTTTTGCCGCGGCTGAAGGCGGGACGCTTTTTTTTGATGAAGTGGGTGAAATCCCTTTGCCCAATCAAGTCGATTTGCTTCGCGTATTAGAAGAAAAAGTCTATCGCCCGGTGGGGAGTACCAAAGCGGTGGCCGCAGATGTGCGACCTATTTTTGTCACCAATCGCGATCTCGAGCGAGAAGTGGCAGAAGGGCGGTTTAGAGAAGATTTGTATTATCGCATCAATGTGGTGCCCATTCGCCTGCCGCCGCTTCGCGAGCGCGTCGAAGATATTCCGCTTTTGATCGATGTGTTTTTTGACACTCTGTGTGTGTTGCACCACAAAGCGCGCAAGGAGTTGACGCCCGATGCAATGGACAGGGTTCTGGCTTATTTCTGGCCCGGCAATGTGCGCGAGTTGAAAAATACCATTGAGCGCATTGTGGTAACCTGCGCAGATCAGAAGGTGGATGTCGATCATTTGCCTTCTCGAATACGCGATGCCCAGAATGAGACAGATACGATAACGGTTGAACTCGGTTCATCGCTTGCAGATGTGGAGCGCGCGCTGATCGAGAAGACACTGGCACATGTGACGGCAAATCGGAAGGAGGCCGCGGCACTGTTGGGGATCAGTGTTCGCGCGTTGCAATACAAAATTAAGGCGTATAATCTGCGCTAA
- a CDS encoding ATP-binding protein yields MDMATDYSASILEGLGEGIVAFDQTHRAVMANAHLIALMGWDKQAVCGASPEVLFAQRPELLRILNEGMKNKVLVSDTDLVHHNADGGLQHLRVSTSFLDADTQCGLVLAVRDVSEIKRMEWEIFQVEKMTALGRLAASVAHEVRNPLGAIDIQLQLLEEDLDALSSALKERFVGRLNIAQTEMKRLDRLVYNFLRFSRTPKLHLRQVSLNDVVRRVFELVSPEARERGIVLRLELSENLPAINGDEDQLGQAVLNIVVNAFQSMATGGDLVARTQTESGQVCLMLTDTGCGIPEEEVDRIFEFYYTTKDEGTGLGLSIAQRIIYQHGGHIDVESRPELGTTFRVYLPEHEIR; encoded by the coding sequence ATGGACATGGCTACGGATTATAGTGCTTCTATTCTGGAGGGGCTGGGAGAGGGCATCGTGGCTTTTGATCAAACACATCGGGCCGTGATGGCCAATGCACATCTGATTGCGTTAATGGGGTGGGATAAACAGGCTGTTTGTGGCGCTTCGCCAGAGGTGCTATTTGCCCAACGCCCTGAGTTGTTGCGGATTTTGAACGAGGGTATGAAAAACAAGGTGCTGGTGTCAGATACGGATCTGGTACACCACAATGCCGATGGTGGATTGCAACATTTGCGCGTGAGTACGTCGTTTTTGGATGCGGATACGCAGTGTGGGCTGGTGCTGGCGGTGCGCGATGTGTCTGAGATAAAGCGGATGGAGTGGGAGATCTTTCAGGTTGAAAAGATGACGGCGTTGGGGCGTTTGGCCGCTTCTGTTGCCCATGAAGTGCGCAATCCTCTGGGGGCGATTGATATTCAGTTGCAATTGTTGGAGGAAGATCTCGACGCGTTGTCAAGTGCGTTAAAAGAGCGCTTTGTAGGGCGGCTCAATATCGCGCAGACAGAGATGAAACGGCTCGACCGCCTGGTGTATAATTTTTTGCGTTTTTCGCGCACGCCCAAACTCCATTTGCGGCAAGTGTCTCTCAACGATGTGGTTCGCCGCGTTTTTGAACTGGTCTCGCCCGAAGCGCGCGAGCGCGGCATTGTGTTGCGTCTGGAACTTTCCGAGAATCTGCCCGCGATTAATGGAGATGAAGACCAACTCGGTCAAGCCGTGCTCAATATTGTGGTGAATGCCTTTCAGTCTATGGCCACGGGTGGGGATTTGGTTGCCCGAACGCAAACCGAGTCGGGGCAGGTGTGTTTGATGCTTACAGATACGGGTTGCGGGATTCCAGAAGAAGAAGTGGATCGCATTTTCGAGTTTTATTATACGACGAAGGATGAGGGTACCGGGTTGGGGCTGTCTATTGCCCAGCGCATCATTTATCAGCACGGAGGACATATCGATGTCGAGAGCCGCCCCGAACTGGGAACGACTTTCCGGGTGTATTTGCCCGAGCATGAGATACGATAG